A genomic segment from Sciurus carolinensis chromosome 1, mSciCar1.2, whole genome shotgun sequence encodes:
- the Pdik1l gene encoding serine/threonine-protein kinase PDIK1L codes for MVSSQPKYDLIREVGRGSYGVVYEAVIRKTSARVAVKKIRCHAPENVELALREFWALSSIKSQHPNVIHLEECILQKDGMVQKMSHGSNSSLYLQLVETSLKGEIAFDPRSAYYLWFVMDFCDGGDMNEYLLSRKPNRKTNTSFMLQLSSALAFLHKNQIIHRDLKPDNILISQSRLDTSDLEPTLKVADFGLSKVCSASGQNPEEPVSVNKCFLSTACGTDFYMAPEVWEGHYTAKADIFALGIIIWAMLERITFIDTETKKELLGSYVKQGTEIVPVGEALLENPKMELLIPVKKKSMNGRMKQLIKEMLAANPQDRPDAFELELRLVQIAFKDSSWET; via the exons ATGGTGAGTAGCCAGCCAAAGTACGATCTAATACGGGAGGTAGGCCGAGGTAGTTACGGTGTTGTGTATGAAGCAGTCATCAGAAAGACCTCTGCACGGGTGGCAGTGAAGAAAATTCGATGCCACGCACCTGAAAATGTTGAACTAGCACTTCGTGAATTCTGGGCACTAAGCAGTATCAAGAGCCAACATCCAAATGTGATTCACCTGGAGGAATGCATCCTGCAAAAAGATGGGATGGTGCAAAAGATGTCCCATGGCTCTAATTCTTCCCTTTACTTACAG CTTGTAGAGACTTCATTAAAAGGAGAAATTGCCTTTGATCCCAGAAGCGCCTATTATTTGTGGTTTGTGATGGATTTTTGTGACGGAGGAGATATGAATGAGTATCTGTTGTCCAGGAAACCCAATCGGAAAACTAACACCAGCTTCATGCTTCAGCTGAGCAGTGCCCTGGCCTTCTTGCATAAAAACCAGATCATCCACCGGGATCTGAAGCCAGACAACATCCTGATTTCTCAAAGCAGGTTGGATACCAGTGACTTGGAACCCACATTGAAAGTGGCCGATTTTGGTCTAAGTAAAGTTTGTTCAGCCTCTGGGCAGAACCCAGAAGAACCTGTCAGCGTAAACAAGTGTTTCCTTTCCACGGCATGTGGAACAGATTTCTACATGGCTCCTGAAGTATGGGAGGGACACTATACAGCAAAAGCTGACATCTTTGCCCTGGGGATTATCATCTGGGCCATGCTGGAAAGGATCACCTTCatagacacagagacaaaaaaggaACTCTTGGGGAGTTATGTAAAACAAGGAACTGAAATTGTGCCAGTTGGGGAGGCACTTTTGGAAAATCCCAAAATGGAACTTCTAATTCCTGTGAAGAAAAAGTCTATGAATGGGCGAATGAAACAACTGATTAAAGAAATGCTGGCCGCAAACCCTCAGGATCGTCCAGATGCTTTTGAACTAGAACTCAGATTAGTACAAATTGCATTTAAAGATAGCAGCTGGGAAACGTGa